Proteins from a genomic interval of Anatilimnocola floriformis:
- a CDS encoding DUF1501 domain-containing protein, whose protein sequence is MNALNTSRRNVIRSLVSGSLLMPGILSELLASETAPLKSSPSADGALLEKPPHYSPRAKRVIFLFATGGVSHIDTFDPKSSEKGRDGSGKDKLMGSVFPYSANKRCGTVVSDLFPHLREQMDDICLIRSMKSAHFDHTEAAVGMHTGSATFTRPSMGSWISYGLGTLNQNLPSFMVIAPHLPYGGTQVYASDFLPAYHQGTRVIPGQQPIENLVPRTREQSVQQLELNLLSQLNQSHLQPRQDDSALAARIKSFETAFQMQTAGPEAFDVNQETDATHQMYGLKRGDTASFGWQCLVARRLAERGVRFIELIDTGSRPNWDSHGEMKEHAPLAKAVDQPMAGLIQDLKQRGLLDETLVVWATEFGRTPAKEGSHGRGHHGECFSIWLAGGGIRPGMIYGETDEIGKHIVRDKVDVHDLHATILHQLGIDHTRLTYRHAGRDYRLTDVHGKIVRGILS, encoded by the coding sequence ATGAACGCCTTGAATACTTCCCGCCGTAACGTCATCCGCTCGCTCGTCAGCGGTTCGCTGCTGATGCCGGGCATTCTCAGCGAATTGCTCGCCAGCGAAACGGCCCCGCTAAAATCTTCGCCGAGCGCCGATGGTGCACTGCTGGAAAAACCACCGCACTATTCGCCGCGCGCGAAGCGGGTAATTTTTCTCTTCGCCACCGGCGGCGTGTCGCACATCGATACGTTCGATCCCAAGTCGTCCGAAAAAGGTCGCGACGGCAGCGGCAAAGACAAGCTGATGGGAAGCGTCTTTCCCTACAGCGCGAACAAACGCTGCGGCACGGTCGTCAGCGATTTGTTTCCGCATTTGCGCGAGCAGATGGACGACATCTGCCTGATCCGGTCGATGAAGAGCGCCCACTTCGATCACACCGAAGCCGCCGTCGGCATGCACACCGGCAGTGCGACCTTCACGCGGCCCAGCATGGGCTCTTGGATCAGCTATGGCCTCGGCACACTTAATCAAAACTTGCCGTCGTTCATGGTCATCGCGCCACACTTGCCCTACGGCGGAACGCAGGTGTATGCCAGCGATTTTTTGCCCGCCTATCATCAAGGGACGCGCGTCATCCCCGGCCAACAGCCGATCGAAAACCTGGTGCCACGCACGCGCGAGCAAAGCGTGCAACAGCTCGAGTTGAATCTTCTCTCGCAGCTCAATCAATCACATTTGCAGCCCCGGCAAGACGACAGCGCGCTCGCGGCGCGAATCAAGTCATTCGAAACAGCCTTTCAAATGCAAACGGCTGGGCCGGAAGCCTTTGACGTCAATCAAGAGACCGATGCCACGCATCAGATGTATGGCTTGAAGCGCGGCGACACCGCGAGCTTCGGCTGGCAATGCCTCGTCGCTCGACGGCTTGCTGAGCGCGGCGTGCGGTTTATTGAATTGATCGATACCGGTTCGCGGCCGAACTGGGATTCGCACGGCGAGATGAAAGAGCATGCTCCGCTTGCCAAAGCGGTCGATCAGCCGATGGCGGGTTTGATTCAGGATTTGAAGCAGCGCGGCTTGCTCGATGAAACGCTCGTGGTCTGGGCCACGGAATTTGGACGCACGCCCGCGAAGGAAGGTAGCCACGGCCGCGGCCATCACGGCGAATGCTTTTCGATCTGGCTGGCCGGCGGCGGCATTCGGCCGGGCATGATCTACGGCGAGACCGACGAGATCGGCAAGCACATCGTGCGCGACAAAGTCGACGTGCATGATCTGCACGCGACGATTCTGCATCAGCTAGGGATCGATCACACACGGCTGACTTATCGCCATGCGGGGCGCGATTACCGGCTGACCGATGTGCATGGCAAGATCGTGCGCGGGATTTTGTCGTAG
- the ruvA gene encoding Holliday junction branch migration protein RuvA, giving the protein MITRITGKLLKVQEDFVLLEAAPFEYQVFISESTRRSLGQQLGQSVSLQTIYTIDGDPSRGKVTPRLTGFATDVEREFFEMFCSVDGVGGKKALRAMVRPVQDIASMIEEQDAKGLASLPGIGVALGERIIAKLRRKMSKFALLIAKDVTYEADIKRDVVEEAYEALRALGHNEADARKSLDAVLKAKKKYADVEAVLLAVYEQTHAKKD; this is encoded by the coding sequence TTGATTACGCGCATCACCGGCAAGCTGCTGAAAGTTCAGGAAGATTTCGTTCTGCTCGAAGCCGCCCCGTTCGAATATCAGGTCTTCATTTCGGAATCGACCCGCCGCAGTCTCGGCCAGCAACTGGGGCAGAGCGTTTCGCTGCAAACGATCTACACCATCGACGGCGATCCCTCGCGCGGCAAGGTCACGCCGCGACTGACTGGCTTTGCAACCGACGTGGAACGCGAGTTCTTCGAAATGTTCTGCTCCGTTGACGGCGTCGGCGGCAAAAAAGCTCTCCGCGCGATGGTTCGGCCCGTGCAAGACATCGCCAGCATGATCGAAGAGCAAGACGCCAAGGGGCTGGCTTCGCTTCCCGGCATTGGCGTAGCGCTCGGCGAACGGATCATTGCCAAGCTGCGGCGAAAAATGTCGAAGTTCGCACTCCTCATCGCCAAGGATGTGACCTACGAAGCCGACATCAAGCGCGACGTGGTCGAAGAAGCCTACGAAGCCCTCCGCGCCCTCGGCCACAATGAAGCCGACGCCCGCAAGAGCCTCGACGCAGTGCTGAAAGCAAAGAAAAAATACGCCGATGTGGAAGCGGTGCTACTGGCGGTGTACGAGCAGACGCATGCCAAGAAGGACTGA
- a CDS encoding zinc-ribbon domain-containing protein yields MPIEFLCPTCQQQLRVPDTAAGKNAKCPKCATILTVPGSSPSDSPLSPPPQAGFDFSPPKPAPPSQPPLAPAPAANSFASTAPSNPFADPPKEANAFGFNDARYAPAGHSTNQATIPAVAPNPYASPQGGYQVQRLATPGQLGYQIVEVTPIVNHAIEIWKNHLVIGVVKSLLPALIFIPLVFLLLLAIGVAAKANEALAYVIMIPASLIFVVAEVWLSIGQVQMSLKLARGQEAHLSEIFGGGERLLPMLAYTLLLAPVMMVSVFMAHVPLILFLLFCWPSYYLVIEGKCGVLESFRLAKQITEGNKLTSFVLALVVYGFSMLGYMACLVGIIFVIPLISIMFATAYLMMTGQLPIPPKPQPQYYPPQPNPHQGYAQPPQYLPPPQR; encoded by the coding sequence ATGCCCATCGAATTCTTGTGCCCGACTTGCCAGCAGCAACTGCGCGTGCCGGACACCGCCGCCGGGAAAAATGCCAAATGTCCCAAGTGCGCGACCATTCTGACCGTGCCCGGCAGTTCTCCCAGCGATTCGCCGCTGTCGCCGCCACCGCAAGCCGGTTTTGATTTCTCGCCGCCGAAACCCGCCCCTCCAAGTCAACCGCCACTAGCTCCAGCGCCGGCGGCAAATTCTTTCGCGAGCACTGCTCCTAGCAACCCTTTTGCCGATCCACCGAAGGAAGCCAACGCGTTCGGATTCAACGACGCCCGTTATGCACCAGCGGGCCATTCGACAAACCAAGCAACCATTCCAGCCGTCGCACCGAATCCGTATGCTTCGCCGCAAGGTGGTTATCAGGTTCAGCGTTTAGCTACGCCGGGCCAACTCGGTTACCAGATTGTCGAGGTCACGCCGATCGTGAACCACGCCATTGAAATCTGGAAGAACCACCTGGTCATCGGCGTCGTTAAGTCGCTATTACCTGCTTTGATATTCATTCCCTTGGTGTTTCTACTGTTGCTGGCGATCGGCGTCGCGGCCAAAGCGAACGAAGCGCTCGCCTATGTCATCATGATTCCGGCCAGCTTGATCTTCGTCGTGGCCGAAGTCTGGCTGTCGATCGGTCAGGTACAGATGAGTCTCAAACTGGCCCGCGGTCAGGAGGCGCACCTCTCCGAGATCTTCGGCGGCGGCGAGCGGTTGCTGCCGATGCTCGCCTACACCCTGCTGCTCGCGCCAGTCATGATGGTCTCGGTCTTTATGGCCCATGTGCCGCTGATTTTATTTCTCCTCTTCTGCTGGCCCTCCTATTATCTGGTGATCGAAGGTAAATGCGGCGTGCTCGAATCATTCCGCCTCGCCAAGCAGATCACGGAGGGGAACAAGCTGACGTCGTTCGTCTTGGCGCTCGTCGTTTATGGCTTCAGCATGCTGGGGTACATGGCGTGCCTGGTGGGGATCATTTTCGTCATCCCGTTGATCTCGATCATGTTTGCGACGGCTTACCTGATGATGACGGGCCAACTGCCGATCCCTCCCAAACCGCAACCGCAGTACTACCCGCCGCAGCCAAATCCGCACCAGGGTTACGCCCAACCACCGCAATATCTACCGCCACCGCAGCGGTGA
- a CDS encoding (deoxy)nucleoside triphosphate pyrophosphohydrolase, producing the protein MPEPKLIQIAIAVVARAGSFLIGQRPEGVALAGLWEFPGGKMNAGETPEAATIRECLEETGLAVRAVSHYPECVQEYPHATVHLHFIACEPIDPSAPLLPPFRWVPAGELAHYEFPEGNRTLLKLLTAT; encoded by the coding sequence ATGCCCGAACCCAAACTCATTCAAATCGCCATTGCTGTTGTCGCCCGCGCAGGGAGTTTTCTTATCGGTCAACGACCTGAGGGCGTTGCGCTAGCTGGGTTGTGGGAATTTCCGGGCGGCAAGATGAACGCTGGGGAAACTCCCGAAGCGGCTACCATTCGGGAATGCCTGGAAGAAACCGGCCTGGCCGTGCGCGCCGTATCGCACTATCCAGAGTGCGTGCAGGAATATCCGCACGCGACCGTTCACTTGCACTTCATTGCCTGCGAGCCGATCGATCCAAGTGCGCCGCTGCTGCCGCCGTTTCGCTGGGTGCCGGCGGGTGAGCTCGCCCATTATGAGTTTCCCGAGGGGAACCGAACGCTGCTGAAATTGCTGACGGCAACTTAG
- a CDS encoding leucine-rich repeat domain-containing protein, which yields MLLIITALVGIVLAARQRTESQRWAMLEYQRKGVKFETASASDRQSYFNRLLYGDHRYDTTSAYFFEAKVTPRDVELLRQFDLDVVTITATPTRGLLAPLAKLPRLHMLSIADTQLAAADFRELQACAGLRILILRNVELDSIDLGALPQLETLMLTGNEINDELLHSMARLPNLESLYLREAQVTDVGVAQLAELQSLNKLEIESTPITGDCLQSFANSNVRELSIRDMKLMAA from the coding sequence TTGTTGCTCATCATTACGGCACTCGTGGGGATCGTACTCGCCGCGCGCCAGCGAACTGAATCGCAACGTTGGGCCATGCTGGAGTATCAGCGAAAAGGAGTGAAGTTCGAAACGGCATCAGCTTCCGACCGGCAGAGCTATTTCAATCGCCTGTTGTACGGCGATCATCGCTACGACACCACGTCAGCTTACTTCTTTGAAGCCAAGGTCACGCCGCGCGACGTAGAGCTGTTGCGACAATTTGACCTGGACGTAGTCACCATTACAGCAACCCCCACTCGCGGGCTGCTCGCACCCCTGGCGAAACTTCCCCGCTTACACATGCTGTCGATAGCCGACACCCAACTCGCCGCAGCGGACTTTCGCGAACTGCAGGCCTGCGCAGGGTTGAGAATACTAATCTTGCGAAATGTCGAGTTGGACTCGATTGATTTAGGAGCCCTGCCACAACTTGAAACGCTGATGTTGACGGGCAATGAAATCAACGATGAACTGCTGCATAGCATGGCCAGGCTGCCAAACTTAGAATCGCTCTACCTGCGTGAAGCACAAGTCACCGACGTCGGCGTTGCGCAGCTCGCCGAATTGCAGAGCTTAAATAAGCTGGAAATCGAGAGCACTCCGATCACCGGCGACTGCCTGCAGTCTTTTGCCAACTCGAACGTACGCGAACTTAGCATCCGGGACATGAAACTGATGGCCGCGTGA
- a CDS encoding DUF1844 domain-containing protein → MSDLSKQQIPPATFTTLLQTIAAQASVALGLIADPRTGKPEVNLDLAKHFIDTLVLLDGKTKGNLTSDEAALLAAATGQLQMTFVNLKNKK, encoded by the coding sequence ATGTCCGATCTCTCCAAGCAGCAAATTCCGCCCGCCACGTTCACCACGCTGCTGCAAACGATTGCTGCCCAAGCCAGCGTCGCGCTCGGGCTGATTGCCGATCCGCGCACGGGCAAGCCCGAGGTCAACCTCGACCTGGCCAAGCACTTCATCGACACACTGGTGTTGCTCGATGGCAAAACCAAGGGAAACCTCACCAGCGACGAAGCGGCATTGCTCGCCGCGGCCACGGGCCAATTGCAGATGACGTTTGTAAATCTGAAGAACAAAAAGTAA
- the wbaP gene encoding undecaprenyl-phosphate galactose phosphotransferase WbaP, which translates to MTPEELGALSERTPRLRSQQQKSIRPKVDESLPVSTPLPSRGTRNGWPTTAILVLADVCAILTGLTMAAIGVAWFRDAWGWLNMDSARLAIGYTAAMFLGLQAQGLYRSLQLRPAAELRVMVITSLLTICLLGTILFAMPGVSEGACACLIFSSLVFAFVAPLYRAVVRLTAGRTNWWGKRVIIVGGSRRGLLTYRWLQKHSSIGLRPVGIVEDVLSPASCQEIEGYLGQFDDLTEIAAENHVDTAVLAMSPHFDDDTRRMISRGGFGIRHWIVIPESQGMPHLWATAGEVAAQPALAMHVGLLSPLALVTKRAFDMAIVTLGSLLASPLLIFIAVAVRLSSPGPIFYSQERVGRHGRRFRAWKFRSMVPNADQVLKDLLAKDPVLRAEWEADHKLKNDPRITWIGRIIRKTSLDELPQLWNIFRGEMSLVGPRPIVHAEVEKYGEYYEQYAAVTPGLTGLWQISGRNKTTYEQRIEFDAYYVRNWSLWLDLHILVSTVRVVLLREGAF; encoded by the coding sequence ATGACCCCAGAAGAACTCGGTGCTCTGTCAGAGCGAACGCCCCGTTTGCGCTCGCAACAACAAAAGTCGATTCGTCCCAAAGTGGACGAGTCACTGCCGGTCTCAACGCCGCTGCCCTCGCGCGGAACGCGTAATGGCTGGCCGACGACAGCCATCCTCGTGCTGGCCGATGTATGTGCCATTCTCACTGGTTTGACGATGGCTGCGATTGGTGTAGCTTGGTTCCGCGATGCGTGGGGCTGGCTGAACATGGATTCGGCGCGACTCGCCATTGGTTACACGGCTGCGATGTTCCTGGGCCTGCAAGCTCAAGGCTTGTATCGCAGCTTGCAGTTGCGACCCGCCGCGGAACTGCGCGTGATGGTCATCACCAGCCTGCTAACGATCTGCTTGCTTGGCACGATTCTGTTTGCCATGCCCGGCGTTTCGGAAGGGGCCTGTGCTTGCTTGATTTTCTCGAGCCTGGTGTTTGCCTTCGTCGCGCCGCTCTATCGCGCGGTTGTGCGCTTGACTGCTGGCCGCACCAACTGGTGGGGCAAGCGCGTGATCATCGTCGGCGGCAGCCGCCGCGGCTTGCTCACTTATCGTTGGTTGCAAAAACACTCGTCCATCGGTCTGCGACCGGTCGGCATTGTCGAAGATGTGCTGTCGCCGGCCAGCTGCCAGGAAATCGAAGGCTATCTCGGCCAATTCGATGATCTGACCGAGATCGCCGCCGAAAATCATGTCGATACCGCCGTGCTCGCGATGTCGCCGCACTTCGATGACGATACCCGCCGCATGATCTCGCGCGGTGGTTTCGGCATTCGCCACTGGATCGTCATTCCCGAATCGCAAGGCATGCCGCACCTATGGGCCACGGCTGGCGAAGTCGCCGCCCAGCCCGCGCTCGCCATGCACGTTGGTCTGTTGTCGCCGCTGGCGCTTGTCACCAAGCGCGCTTTCGATATGGCCATTGTGACGCTTGGTTCGCTCCTCGCTTCGCCGCTGCTCATCTTCATTGCAGTGGCCGTGCGGTTGAGTTCGCCGGGACCGATCTTCTATTCACAGGAACGGGTCGGCCGTCACGGTCGTCGTTTCCGCGCGTGGAAGTTCCGCAGCATGGTTCCCAATGCCGATCAGGTGCTGAAAGATTTACTCGCCAAAGACCCCGTGCTCCGCGCCGAATGGGAAGCCGATCACAAACTGAAGAACGATCCGCGCATCACCTGGATCGGTCGGATTATTCGCAAGACCAGCCTCGATGAACTGCCGCAACTTTGGAATATCTTCCGCGGTGAGATGAGCCTGGTCGGACCACGCCCGATCGTCCACGCCGAAGTCGAAAAGTACGGCGAGTACTACGAGCAGTACGCTGCCGTCACTCCCGGCTTGACCGGCCTATGGCAGATCAGCGGTCGCAACAAGACGACCTACGAACAGCGGATCGAGTTCGACGCTTACTACGTCCGCAATTGGTCTCTCTGGTTGGATCTGCACATCCTGGTCAGCACCGTCCGCGTGGTGTTGCTGCGAGAAGGTGCGTTCTAA
- a CDS encoding serine/threonine protein kinase — MAKLSVEQFLEFVEKSKLAEPELLRKTLDKLRAANSGQLPDDADRVAEALIAANLITKWHVDKLMDKKYKGFILGKYKLLRLLGSGGMSTVYLGEHILMHRLRAIKVLPKGRVNDSSYLARFVREAQATASLDHNNVVKAYDIDNDGDTHYLVMEYIEGKDLQNIVKQEGPLPLEVACNYIAQAADGFQYAHENGLIHRDVKPANLLVDNKGTVKILDLGLALLADEERSSLTVAHNENVLGTADYLSPEQAVNSHKVDSRADIYSLGCTLYFALTGHAPFTDGSLAQRIAKHQREMPEDIRKERAEVPRDLADICWKMIQKRPERRFARMKDVADALKGWLSSRGFKADATVSGAVKINGTPGGATGGAGSKGGSSKALKRPTTGSGVRKTPAVDDDTLADKQRQETIKGIVAESDAAAKPGSSKSNGKVTGDSSKNIKVGPRLPKAKSLDTPAAKPGSDTKMPAAATGAAAAAKPAPAAKKTETGSFDFLNNLPARSGSSPSFPAVSLPKNTSGAIPAAKPAAAKPAAPSGPYVKTAPAVGAAPGAAVATSAAKKAAALPMWMFLAGGGAVLLLVIAVVVGVVISSSGKPTPPKGKPAPAKNVAPSNEPDTSWKAPERKPGAIFAPVT; from the coding sequence ATGGCAAAACTGAGCGTCGAGCAATTTTTAGAGTTCGTCGAGAAGAGCAAACTGGCCGAGCCAGAACTGTTGCGCAAAACTCTCGACAAGCTCCGCGCCGCCAATTCCGGTCAACTGCCGGACGACGCCGATCGTGTTGCCGAAGCTCTCATCGCTGCCAACCTGATCACCAAGTGGCACGTCGATAAGCTGATGGACAAGAAGTACAAAGGCTTCATCCTCGGCAAATACAAACTGCTGCGACTACTCGGCAGCGGCGGTATGAGCACCGTCTATCTGGGCGAACACATCCTGATGCATCGCCTCCGCGCGATCAAAGTGTTGCCCAAGGGCCGCGTCAACGATTCGTCGTACCTCGCCCGCTTTGTGCGCGAAGCCCAAGCCACGGCGTCGCTCGATCACAACAACGTGGTCAAAGCCTACGACATCGACAACGACGGCGACACGCACTACCTGGTGATGGAATACATCGAGGGGAAAGACCTGCAGAACATTGTGAAGCAGGAAGGCCCGCTGCCGCTCGAAGTCGCTTGCAATTACATCGCGCAGGCCGCCGACGGTTTTCAATATGCGCACGAGAACGGCTTGATCCATCGCGACGTGAAGCCGGCGAATCTGCTCGTCGATAACAAGGGCACGGTCAAGATTCTCGACCTCGGTCTCGCGCTCCTCGCCGATGAAGAGCGTTCGTCACTGACGGTCGCCCACAACGAAAATGTTCTCGGCACGGCAGACTATTTGTCGCCGGAACAAGCCGTCAACAGCCACAAGGTCGACTCGCGGGCAGATATCTACAGCCTCGGTTGCACGCTCTATTTCGCGCTGACCGGCCATGCGCCATTCACCGATGGTTCGCTGGCCCAGCGGATCGCCAAGCATCAGCGCGAGATGCCGGAAGACATTCGCAAGGAGCGGGCCGAAGTGCCGCGCGACCTCGCCGATATCTGCTGGAAGATGATTCAAAAGCGGCCCGAACGGCGCTTCGCACGGATGAAGGACGTCGCCGACGCGTTGAAGGGCTGGCTGAGCTCGCGCGGTTTCAAAGCCGATGCCACCGTCAGCGGCGCGGTAAAAATCAACGGCACACCGGGCGGAGCCACTGGTGGTGCGGGAAGCAAAGGGGGCTCGTCGAAGGCCCTCAAGCGACCAACGACCGGCAGTGGAGTGCGCAAGACTCCCGCCGTCGATGACGACACACTGGCCGACAAGCAGCGCCAAGAAACGATCAAGGGGATCGTCGCCGAATCGGACGCCGCCGCCAAACCAGGCAGCAGCAAGTCGAACGGCAAAGTCACAGGCGACAGCAGCAAGAACATCAAGGTCGGCCCACGCCTGCCGAAGGCCAAATCGCTCGATACACCCGCAGCCAAGCCCGGCAGCGATACGAAGATGCCCGCCGCAGCCACCGGCGCTGCTGCCGCCGCCAAACCGGCTCCCGCTGCCAAGAAGACCGAAACCGGCAGCTTCGACTTCCTGAACAACTTGCCCGCGCGGTCGGGTTCCAGCCCGTCCTTTCCGGCAGTTTCGTTGCCGAAGAACACCAGCGGCGCGATCCCCGCTGCCAAACCAGCGGCTGCCAAGCCCGCTGCCCCTTCGGGCCCTTATGTAAAAACGGCCCCTGCCGTCGGTGCTGCTCCTGGCGCAGCGGTCGCAACCAGTGCTGCTAAGAAAGCGGCCGCCTTGCCGATGTGGATGTTCCTCGCCGGTGGCGGAGCGGTTCTGCTACTCGTCATCGCCGTTGTCGTCGGCGTGGTGATTTCTAGCAGCGGCAAACCAACGCCCCCCAAGGGAAAACCCGCTCCGGCCAAGAACGTCGCCCCCAGCAACGAACCCGACACCAGCTGGAAAGCTCCCGAGCGCAAGCCAGGCGCCATCTTCGCGCCCGTGACCTAA
- a CDS encoding PTS sugar transporter subunit IIA, which yields MTRDDFDLDSLAKYLHLLPSQVQRMAERGTVPGRRHGGEWRFSLAEIHHWLEDRIGAADEKDLQNVEGVLNRAASDLQPPVRIVEMMPAAAIALPLESRTRSSVIDDMCELAANSGYLWDPEKMAEAVRARENLHPTALENGIALLHPRRPLPQILAQPLIAFGRTGSGMPFGAEGGQLTDLFFLICSVDDASHLRTLARLSRLIGSAGFIEALRFSETPQDLLAEMSRLELLLPE from the coding sequence ATGACCCGCGACGACTTCGATCTCGATAGCCTGGCCAAATATCTCCACCTGCTTCCCTCACAGGTGCAGCGAATGGCCGAGCGCGGCACCGTGCCCGGCCGGCGCCACGGCGGTGAATGGCGGTTCTCGCTGGCCGAAATCCACCATTGGCTTGAGGACCGGATCGGGGCTGCGGATGAGAAAGACCTGCAAAACGTCGAAGGGGTGCTCAACCGAGCGGCCAGTGATCTACAGCCGCCGGTGCGAATCGTCGAAATGATGCCCGCCGCGGCCATCGCCCTGCCGCTGGAATCGCGGACCCGCAGCTCGGTGATCGACGACATGTGCGAACTGGCCGCCAACTCGGGCTATTTGTGGGATCCCGAGAAAATGGCCGAAGCCGTACGGGCTCGCGAAAACCTCCACCCCACGGCCCTCGAAAACGGCATCGCCCTGCTGCACCCGCGCCGGCCGTTGCCGCAGATACTCGCCCAGCCCCTCATCGCCTTCGGCCGCACCGGATCGGGCATGCCCTTTGGCGCCGAGGGTGGCCAGCTGACGGACCTATTCTTTTTGATTTGCTCGGTCGACGACGCCAGCCATCTGCGAACGTTGGCTCGCCTCAGCCGCTTGATCGGTTCGGCGGGATTCATCGAAGCGTTGCGATTCTCAGAAACACCCCAAGATCTGCTCGCCGAAATGAGCCGCTTGGAATTGCTCCTGCCGGAGTAA
- a CDS encoding MGMT family protein: MPTSSKTSQRKTWAEKLAHEKGLPKLIDVKPGERARWGGATMVVPRPRDIDALMKQVTKGKLVTTTELRRGVAAQHATETGCSITCGIFAWIAAHAAEEQRVAGRKRITPWWRTLKAGGELNPKYPGGIAAQQKLLEAEGHTIVTKGKRTFVADFADKLVQPKNSTDNAGNK, translated from the coding sequence ATGCCCACGTCTTCAAAAACCTCGCAACGCAAAACCTGGGCTGAGAAACTCGCGCACGAAAAAGGCCTGCCGAAGTTGATCGATGTGAAACCGGGCGAACGAGCGCGCTGGGGCGGCGCGACGATGGTCGTGCCGCGGCCTCGCGACATCGATGCCCTGATGAAACAAGTCACGAAGGGAAAGCTCGTCACGACTACCGAACTCCGGCGGGGCGTCGCCGCCCAGCACGCGACGGAGACCGGCTGTTCGATTACCTGCGGCATCTTTGCCTGGATCGCCGCGCACGCAGCCGAGGAGCAAAGAGTCGCCGGCAGAAAGAGAATCACTCCCTGGTGGCGAACGCTCAAAGCCGGCGGCGAACTCAATCCCAAATATCCGGGCGGCATCGCTGCTCAGCAAAAGCTGCTGGAAGCCGAAGGGCACACCATCGTGACCAAAGGGAAGCGAACGTTCGTCGCCGATTTCGCCGACAAGCTGGTGCAGCCGAAGAATTCGACGGACAATGCAGGGAATAAATAG
- a CDS encoding MBL fold metallo-hydrolase: MQLLLLGTTGYHPSPRRHTACLLFPEIGLALDAGTGFFRVRDWLRTSELDVFLTHAHLDHVAGLTFLFDVAYETGLKTTRVHGDEVHLRGVQDHLFAPALFPVLPPLTFQPLNGPTEVGGDGLLTYFPLVHPGGSLGYRIDWPDRSFAYVTDTTARPDAPYIESIRGVDLLVHECNFGDGWEELAEKTGHSCLTPVLEVARAAQVKRLILTHVNPIADDADPMGLGLVSDPGLPVSIGFDLQQIEF, encoded by the coding sequence ATGCAACTCCTCCTGCTTGGCACTACCGGTTATCACCCCAGCCCGCGGCGGCATACCGCGTGTTTGCTGTTTCCAGAGATCGGCCTAGCCCTTGATGCGGGCACCGGCTTCTTCCGTGTTCGCGATTGGCTGCGAACGAGTGAGCTCGACGTGTTTCTCACGCACGCTCATCTCGATCACGTTGCGGGGCTCACGTTCCTGTTCGATGTTGCGTACGAGACCGGCTTGAAGACCACGCGCGTGCACGGCGACGAAGTCCATCTGCGCGGCGTGCAGGATCACCTCTTCGCGCCGGCGCTCTTCCCAGTCTTGCCGCCGCTAACCTTTCAGCCGCTGAATGGCCCGACCGAGGTTGGCGGCGACGGCCTGCTGACTTATTTTCCGCTGGTTCATCCGGGCGGTTCGCTCGGCTATCGCATCGACTGGCCCGATCGCTCCTTCGCCTACGTCACCGATACCACGGCCCGGCCCGATGCCCCCTACATCGAAAGTATTCGCGGCGTCGATTTGCTCGTGCATGAGTGCAACTTCGGCGACGGTTGGGAAGAGCTTGCCGAAAAGACCGGGCACAGCTGCCTCACGCCGGTGCTGGAAGTTGCTCGCGCGGCGCAGGTGAAACGGCTGATCCTCACGCATGTGAACCCGATTGCTGACGACGCCGATCCGATGGGCCTCGGCTTGGTGAGTGATCCGGGCTTGCCGGTTTCGATTGGGTTTGATCTGCAGCAGATTGAATTTTAG